One region of Desulfovibrio sp. JC022 genomic DNA includes:
- a CDS encoding ABC transporter ATP-binding protein encodes MSSTAPDIKIENLTIGYDGNPVVTDINATLPGGGISVILGRSGCGKSTLLKNILKLNTPMGGAVYLGRHNIYELKRKAFRCLKQRIGVLFQDGALLGALNLFDNVALPLREHTRLGQPEIYEVVKAKLSLVGLEKFMDYYPNELSGGMRKRAGLARAMVMDPDILFCDEPTSGLDPINSAELDGLLLELKERFDMTIVVVSHDLASMKTIADYVVVLGEGKTLFKGQKKELLTTDEPYLRQFLDRAGEKRENPRLTMAPLDPSVMKMNCAKYIGDLNSN; translated from the coding sequence ATGAGTTCAACAGCACCGGATATCAAAATCGAGAACCTGACCATCGGCTATGATGGCAATCCTGTAGTTACCGATATCAACGCCACCCTTCCCGGCGGAGGAATTTCTGTTATCCTCGGACGCTCAGGCTGCGGGAAGTCCACCCTGCTCAAGAACATCCTCAAACTGAATACTCCCATGGGCGGTGCAGTCTACCTGGGCAGGCACAATATTTACGAACTCAAGCGCAAGGCTTTCCGTTGCCTCAAGCAGCGCATCGGCGTGCTTTTTCAGGACGGGGCACTACTCGGAGCCCTGAATCTTTTTGATAATGTGGCTCTGCCGCTTCGTGAACACACCCGGCTGGGGCAGCCGGAAATATACGAAGTGGTCAAGGCCAAGCTCAGCCTCGTGGGACTCGAAAAGTTTATGGATTACTATCCCAACGAACTCTCAGGAGGCATGCGCAAAAGGGCCGGACTGGCCCGGGCCATGGTCATGGACCCGGATATCCTTTTCTGCGACGAACCTACATCAGGACTTGACCCCATCAACTCGGCGGAACTTGACGGGCTGCTTCTCGAACTCAAGGAAAGGTTCGACATGACCATAGTGGTGGTCAGCCACGATCTGGCCAGCATGAAAACCATTGCCGATTACGTTGTTGTTCTCGGCGAAGGCAAAACACTTTTCAAGGGACAGAAGAAAGAACTTCTGACAACCGATGAACCTTACCTGCGTCAATTTCTGGATCGAGCAGGGGAAAAGCGTGAAAACCCACGCCTGACCATGGCTCCCTTAGATCCTTCGGTTATGAAAATGAATTGCGCCAAATACATTGGCGACTTGAACAGCAATTAA
- the mlaD gene encoding outer membrane lipid asymmetry maintenance protein MlaD, with the protein MKKYPKETAVGIFVILGLLCIIYMSVKLGDVHMFSDDHYHVTASFNDVTGLRVNSPIEMMGVPIGYVNKIDLDLEKQKAVLTLSIEKRLSLTDDAIASVKTSGLIGDKYIKITPGGVGDPIEPGGVIIETESAIDIEDLISNYVFGKI; encoded by the coding sequence ATGAAAAAATACCCCAAAGAAACAGCAGTCGGCATATTTGTCATTCTCGGCCTGCTCTGTATTATTTACATGAGCGTAAAACTTGGTGATGTGCATATGTTTTCGGACGACCATTACCATGTGACTGCCAGCTTTAACGACGTGACCGGATTAAGGGTGAATTCACCTATTGAAATGATGGGCGTTCCTATCGGTTATGTGAATAAAATCGATCTTGATCTTGAAAAACAGAAAGCCGTGCTGACCTTGAGCATTGAAAAACGTCTCAGCCTTACTGATGACGCCATTGCTTCGGTAAAAACCAGCGGTTTGATCGGGGACAAATATATCAAGATAACTCCCGGCGGAGTGGGTGATCCCATTGAACCAGGTGGAGTTATAATTGAAACTGAGTCCGCAATTGATATTGAAGACTTGATCAGCAACTATGTTTTTGGCAAAATCTAA
- a CDS encoding VacJ family lipoprotein: protein MTRNYSTTILAFLVLTMILLTFPSQVRSADTQNPVMVAQVGSGVIGAVKNNPEEYPDDEFSEDMWGDSEHHEEAYASDPWQGYNRAMFKFNDYLYFNIMKPITKGYMWAVPLRPRTWTNNFFQNMLYPVRLTSCLLQGKFYTAGAETSKFIANSLFGMGGLGNVVGEAQSTMPLYLGDEDLGQTFGVWGIPNGPYFVLPFFGPSTIRDSVGLGIDTFVLNPFWWFGIPWYYSASAGAYNQINKLSFHIGEYESLKEGSIDPYLALRDAYLSYRAKQVRDAKIDPNKPKPQMTTNPDAAPQK, encoded by the coding sequence ATGACCAGGAACTACTCCACAACAATTCTCGCCTTTCTGGTTCTGACAATGATCCTGCTGACCTTCCCTTCACAGGTTAGATCAGCGGATACGCAGAACCCGGTAATGGTAGCTCAGGTCGGGTCCGGTGTGATCGGGGCCGTAAAAAACAATCCTGAAGAATACCCCGACGATGAATTCAGTGAGGATATGTGGGGCGATTCCGAACACCACGAAGAGGCTTACGCCTCTGATCCGTGGCAGGGCTACAACCGTGCCATGTTCAAGTTCAACGATTACTTGTACTTCAACATCATGAAGCCCATAACTAAAGGCTACATGTGGGCGGTTCCTCTCAGACCTAGAACCTGGACCAACAACTTTTTCCAGAACATGCTTTACCCCGTACGTCTGACAAGCTGTCTGCTACAGGGTAAATTTTATACAGCCGGTGCTGAAACATCCAAATTCATTGCCAACTCTCTCTTCGGAATGGGCGGACTCGGCAATGTTGTAGGTGAAGCACAATCCACCATGCCCCTCTACCTCGGTGATGAAGACTTAGGTCAGACCTTCGGTGTCTGGGGCATTCCTAACGGCCCCTACTTTGTGCTGCCTTTCTTCGGCCCTTCCACTATCCGTGATTCAGTGGGCCTTGGAATCGACACTTTTGTGCTCAACCCCTTCTGGTGGTTCGGCATTCCCTGGTACTACTCCGCATCCGCCGGTGCTTACAACCAGATCAACAAACTTTCATTTCACATCGGGGAGTATGAATCCCTCAAGGAAGGCTCCATTGATCCGTATCTCGCTCTTAGAGATGCATACCTTAGCTACCGGGCCAAACAGGTCAGGGACGCCAAGATAGACCCCAATAAACCCAAGCCGCAGATGACTACCAACCCGGATGCAGCTCCGCAGAAGTAA
- the secA gene encoding preprotein translocase subunit SecA, protein MFNLIVSKIFGSRNERFIKKLKPQIDQIAALEPEMQKLTDEQFPQKIAEYKEQVAAGTSLDDILSEVFALVREAGIRSLEMRHYDVQMVGGMVLHSGRIAEMKTGEGKTLVATLAAVLNALSGKGVHLITVNDYLAKRDAEWMGKLYNFLGLTVGVVVHGLTDEERQEAYGCDITYGTNNEFGFDYLRDNMKFYKEQLVQRELNFCIVDEVDSILIDEARTPLIISGASDDATSMYGRVNSMIPLLKRDEDFEVDEKGRSITMTDDGVMKCEQILGIDNLYDSQHISFQHHIMQGIKAHHLFGRDVDYIVKDGQVVIVDEFTGRLMPGRRFSDGLHQALEAKEGVKVESENQTLASITFQNYFRMYNKLAGMTGTADTESVEFAQIYELEVIVIPTNTAMIRKDHPDSIYKTQQEKYNAIADDIAAKYKKGQPVLVGTVSIEKSELVSNLLKKRKIPHNVLNAKHHQQEAEIVAEAGFKGHVTIATNMAGRGTDIKLGEGVLEAGGLHIIGTERHESRRIDNQLRGRSGRQGDPGSTRFYLALDDDLMRLFGSERIAGIMDKLGMEEGEPIENGMVTKAIENSQKKVEGHNFEIRKQLLDYDNVMNQQREVIYSLRRDVMYSEDMSEMTAEFVEELFDDAYYPVEEAKGKPLDEETEEMVRVRLDELFGFSRNDEFKEKLPAREQAEEWVGDILGTLKESAGDHYHEIQRYFLLEALDRNWKEHLLNMDHLREGIGLRGYGQKDPKHEYKKEGFELFREMLDRLKENTVRALCHLRIETEVREDEFQHKESKSDLEYSDSENTETKKKPKRRSEPKVGRNDPCPCGSGKKYKKCCGK, encoded by the coding sequence ATGTTTAATTTGATTGTTTCCAAGATCTTCGGTTCACGAAATGAAAGATTTATTAAAAAGCTGAAACCGCAGATTGATCAGATAGCGGCCCTTGAGCCGGAAATGCAAAAGCTCACCGACGAGCAGTTTCCGCAGAAGATTGCTGAATATAAAGAACAGGTGGCCGCAGGCACTTCTCTTGATGACATCCTGTCTGAAGTTTTCGCCCTTGTGCGCGAAGCCGGTATTCGTTCCCTTGAAATGCGCCATTATGACGTACAGATGGTCGGTGGTATGGTGCTGCACAGCGGACGTATCGCAGAGATGAAAACAGGTGAAGGTAAAACCCTTGTGGCGACCCTTGCCGCTGTTCTGAACGCCCTATCCGGTAAAGGTGTGCACCTGATCACTGTTAACGATTATCTCGCCAAGCGTGATGCCGAGTGGATGGGCAAGCTTTACAATTTCCTCGGCCTGACTGTTGGTGTCGTTGTGCACGGGTTGACTGATGAAGAGCGTCAGGAAGCTTACGGCTGCGATATTACCTATGGTACCAACAATGAGTTCGGTTTCGATTACCTGCGCGACAACATGAAGTTCTACAAGGAACAGCTGGTTCAGCGCGAACTTAATTTTTGTATTGTGGATGAAGTTGACTCCATCCTCATTGATGAAGCCCGCACTCCGCTCATTATTTCCGGTGCATCTGATGATGCTACCTCCATGTACGGCCGGGTCAACTCCATGATTCCCCTGCTTAAGCGGGATGAGGATTTTGAGGTTGACGAAAAGGGCCGTTCCATCACCATGACCGATGACGGGGTCATGAAATGTGAACAGATTCTGGGCATCGACAACCTCTACGACTCCCAGCATATCTCTTTCCAGCATCACATCATGCAGGGCATTAAGGCCCACCATCTTTTTGGTCGTGATGTTGATTACATTGTCAAAGACGGTCAGGTGGTCATTGTTGACGAATTTACCGGACGCCTCATGCCCGGACGCCGCTTCTCCGATGGTCTGCATCAGGCCCTTGAAGCGAAAGAAGGCGTAAAGGTCGAGTCTGAGAACCAGACACTGGCTTCAATTACCTTTCAGAACTATTTCCGCATGTACAACAAATTGGCCGGTATGACCGGTACTGCGGATACCGAATCTGTTGAATTTGCACAGATTTACGAGCTGGAAGTAATCGTCATCCCCACCAACACCGCAATGATCCGTAAAGACCATCCTGACTCTATCTACAAGACTCAGCAGGAAAAATACAACGCCATTGCTGATGATATTGCCGCCAAGTACAAGAAAGGTCAGCCTGTGCTGGTCGGTACTGTTTCCATCGAGAAGTCGGAACTTGTTTCCAATCTGCTCAAGAAACGCAAGATTCCCCATAATGTACTTAACGCCAAGCATCACCAGCAGGAAGCTGAAATCGTTGCTGAGGCCGGGTTCAAAGGCCATGTAACCATCGCCACCAACATGGCCGGTCGTGGTACTGATATCAAACTCGGTGAAGGTGTTCTTGAGGCTGGCGGGCTGCATATTATAGGTACTGAGCGTCATGAATCACGCCGTATTGATAACCAGCTGCGCGGTCGTTCCGGTCGTCAGGGAGACCCCGGTTCCACTCGCTTTTATCTTGCTCTTGATGATGACCTTATGCGTCTGTTCGGTTCCGAGCGTATCGCCGGGATCATGGACAAGCTGGGCATGGAAGAAGGCGAGCCTATTGAGAACGGCATGGTCACCAAAGCCATTGAGAACTCGCAGAAGAAAGTTGAAGGCCATAACTTTGAAATCCGCAAACAGCTCCTTGATTACGATAACGTTATGAACCAGCAGCGTGAGGTTATCTACTCCCTGCGCCGTGACGTGATGTATTCTGAAGACATGAGCGAAATGACTGCCGAGTTTGTGGAAGAACTTTTTGACGACGCTTATTACCCGGTTGAAGAAGCCAAGGGTAAGCCCCTTGATGAAGAGACCGAGGAAATGGTTCGTGTCCGTCTTGATGAACTGTTCGGCTTCAGCCGCAATGATGAGTTTAAGGAAAAACTGCCTGCCCGTGAACAGGCTGAAGAATGGGTCGGTGATATTCTTGGCACCCTTAAGGAAAGTGCTGGCGATCATTACCATGAAATTCAGCGTTATTTCCTGCTTGAAGCTCTTGATCGTAACTGGAAAGAGCATCTGCTGAATATGGACCACCTGCGTGAAGGTATCGGACTGCGCGGTTACGGTCAGAAGGACCCCAAGCATGAGTATAAGAAAGAAGGTTTCGAACTTTTCCGCGAAATGCTTGACCGTCTCAAGGAAAATACTGTGCGCGCTCTCTGCCACCTGCGTATTGAAACCGAGGTCCGCGAGGACGAGTTCCAGCACAAGGAAAGCAAGTCCGACCTTGAGTATTCCGATTCCGAGAATACCGAAACCAAGAAGAAACCCAAACGCCGCAGCGAACCCAAAGTGGGCCGTAACGATCCCTGCCCCTGTGGTAGCGGCAAGAAATACAAGAAGTGCTGCGGTAAATAA
- a CDS encoding phospholipid-binding protein MlaC translates to MKRTLSILVIVVLLCLSAGAGFAAENSPMVRLRSGIQGVIAILNDPEYKGDPAMEAEKAHKIRETIKDFFNFEELSKRSVGRPWLKFTPEEKERFVSLFTNLLEQTYLGRVGEYSGEKVAFDKETIIKGKYAQVDTRLLTGKQDIPVFYRMKLTDGEWDVYDVKIEGVSLVKNYRTQFTGILDTTNDKTLEAGKKELFKRLEKKCAELKANPKAATDNGIE, encoded by the coding sequence ATGAAAAGAACATTATCAATATTAGTTATAGTCGTGCTCCTCTGTCTTTCAGCCGGAGCCGGATTTGCAGCAGAGAATTCCCCTATGGTCCGTTTGCGCTCGGGAATTCAGGGAGTAATTGCAATTCTCAACGACCCTGAGTACAAAGGCGACCCTGCCATGGAAGCTGAGAAAGCTCACAAAATCCGTGAAACCATAAAGGATTTTTTTAATTTCGAAGAATTATCCAAGCGATCAGTAGGCCGTCCCTGGCTCAAGTTCACCCCTGAAGAAAAGGAAAGATTCGTATCTCTTTTCACCAACCTGCTGGAGCAGACTTACCTCGGACGTGTCGGAGAATATTCCGGCGAAAAGGTCGCATTTGACAAAGAGACCATTATTAAGGGAAAATATGCTCAGGTCGACACACGTTTGCTGACCGGTAAACAGGATATTCCTGTATTCTACCGCATGAAGCTGACTGACGGCGAATGGGATGTTTATGATGTAAAAATCGAGGGCGTAAGTCTGGTCAAAAACTACCGCACTCAGTTTACCGGCATTCTCGACACTACAAACGACAAAACACTCGAGGCAGGCAAGAAAGAACTTTTCAAACGCCTTGAGAAAAAATGTGCTGAACTTAAAGCTAACCCCAAAGCCGCTACTGATAACGGCATTGAATAA
- a CDS encoding methyl-accepting chemotaxis protein, with protein MLKNLKLAMKLGLSFAIMILLAVAMAYVGHNGMAGIGDRVDKADDVNRMVRIILETRMSEKNYMLRSDDSYLQKHKELISTLESQVKNTNSKFSQKINHDQMAELNTAVENYNKAFENYVDLVKKRSETMELMRTDARTALAELEKVRSEQKEQLESILVNTKMNIMNGIGRSEFQSIGALYNAGQQNIEDKLAKADDANRAIKWFITARKNEKEYIISSNPKYLEMVKSDIVRIDELIKDLKQRFNNPTNIAQVQGVLTSISGYFGNFQNYTELMALQVDAEKNMVESARAADAQCRAARADQKAKMLSQMETSTAILFSGTLIALLIGILIAFVLTRAITGPIQMGVRFAQRMSEGDFTRTLNIDQKDEVGILAAALNNMVNRLSVVVGEVGSASENVASGSEELSATAESLSQSSTEQAANVEEVSSSMEQMTGNIRQNAENAQQTESIAVQSAQQAEESGKAVTQAVEAMKNIAEKISIIEEIARQTNLLALNAAIEAARAGEHGKGFAVVAAEVRKLAERSGEAAREIGDLSSGTVSVAEKAGEMLVQLVPDIKRTAELVQEITAGSSEQLTGAEQINKAVQQLDQVTQQNASASEEMASTSEELSSQAEELQQTMGFFRVNNNGNAHIPRALPASAQDEYNQKSEPASSPGLALDMGNDFADSDFKKF; from the coding sequence ATGCTTAAAAACCTGAAACTGGCAATGAAGTTAGGACTGAGTTTTGCCATAATGATCTTATTGGCCGTTGCAATGGCCTATGTAGGGCATAACGGCATGGCAGGCATCGGAGATCGCGTTGATAAAGCTGATGACGTCAACCGTATGGTACGCATAATTCTTGAGACCCGCATGAGTGAAAAAAACTACATGCTGCGTTCTGATGACTCCTACCTGCAAAAACATAAGGAACTGATCAGCACTCTCGAGTCGCAGGTGAAAAACACTAACTCAAAATTCTCTCAAAAAATAAACCATGACCAGATGGCCGAGCTGAATACGGCTGTAGAGAATTATAACAAAGCCTTTGAAAACTATGTGGACTTGGTCAAAAAACGGTCTGAGACCATGGAGCTGATGCGCACTGATGCACGAACGGCTCTCGCAGAACTGGAGAAAGTGCGTTCCGAGCAAAAAGAACAATTGGAATCTATACTTGTTAATACCAAAATGAATATCATGAACGGAATCGGCAGATCTGAATTTCAAAGTATCGGCGCGCTTTACAACGCAGGCCAACAGAACATTGAAGACAAGCTGGCCAAAGCAGATGATGCCAACAGGGCCATCAAATGGTTTATCACCGCCCGGAAAAATGAGAAAGAATACATAATTTCATCAAATCCCAAATATCTTGAAATGGTAAAATCCGACATCGTACGGATTGACGAACTCATTAAGGACCTCAAACAGAGATTCAACAATCCAACCAATATTGCACAGGTTCAGGGAGTGCTTACGAGCATTTCAGGTTACTTCGGCAACTTCCAAAACTATACCGAATTGATGGCCCTACAGGTTGATGCTGAAAAAAATATGGTTGAATCAGCAAGAGCTGCCGACGCGCAATGCCGTGCGGCACGGGCGGACCAGAAAGCTAAAATGCTAAGCCAAATGGAAACCTCCACCGCAATTCTTTTCAGCGGCACACTGATTGCCCTTCTTATCGGTATATTAATCGCGTTCGTCCTAACCAGAGCCATCACCGGGCCGATCCAAATGGGGGTTCGCTTTGCACAACGTATGTCTGAAGGCGACTTTACCCGTACACTTAATATTGACCAGAAAGATGAAGTGGGCATCCTTGCCGCAGCCCTAAACAACATGGTCAACCGTCTTTCCGTGGTTGTCGGTGAAGTAGGCAGTGCAAGTGAGAACGTGGCTTCCGGCAGCGAAGAACTCTCTGCCACAGCAGAATCTCTTTCACAATCCTCCACAGAACAGGCCGCCAATGTGGAAGAGGTCTCTTCATCCATGGAGCAAATGACCGGTAATATCAGGCAGAACGCGGAAAATGCCCAGCAGACAGAAAGCATTGCGGTCCAGTCCGCTCAGCAGGCAGAAGAAAGCGGAAAAGCAGTGACACAGGCCGTGGAAGCCATGAAAAATATTGCAGAAAAGATTTCCATCATTGAAGAAATCGCCCGCCAGACGAACCTGCTGGCCCTGAATGCTGCAATCGAGGCTGCTCGAGCGGGAGAACACGGCAAGGGCTTTGCTGTTGTCGCCGCAGAAGTGCGCAAACTTGCCGAGCGCAGCGGTGAAGCTGCTCGAGAGATAGGCGACCTTTCTTCCGGCACTGTCAGTGTAGCGGAAAAAGCCGGGGAAATGCTGGTCCAACTGGTCCCGGACATCAAACGCACAGCGGAACTGGTTCAGGAAATAACTGCGGGAAGCAGCGAGCAGCTTACTGGAGCGGAGCAGATTAACAAAGCCGTGCAGCAACTTGATCAGGTTACCCAGCAGAATGCCTCAGCATCCGAAGAAATGGCTTCCACTTCTGAAGAGCTTTCCAGTCAGGCCGAAGAACTGCAACAGACTATGGGGTTCTTCAGGGTCAACAACAATGGCAATGCCCACATACCCCGCGCCCTGCCCGCTTCTGCTCAAGATGAATACAATCAGAAATCAGAACCCGCTTCTTCACCAGGACTGGCTCTGGATATGGGTAATGATTTCGCAGACAGTGATTTTAAAAAGTTTTAA
- a CDS encoding YfcE family phosphodiesterase — MKIAVISDTHLREPDQRLTEVFNKYLAEADLLLHCGDMTSFSMWQFFCQHPNFHAALGNCDEWALSDYLQPLESVNFHGLRIGIAHGWGSRSQVSRNVADSFGPNFDLVCYGHTHIQDWSIVSGVQMLNPGSLTSPRDERPPCVAIVEVDEEQNMECSFVPVD, encoded by the coding sequence GTGAAAATCGCAGTTATATCTGACACACACCTCCGTGAGCCTGATCAAAGGCTCACGGAGGTTTTTAATAAGTACCTCGCAGAGGCGGACCTGCTCCTGCATTGCGGGGACATGACCTCTTTTTCCATGTGGCAGTTCTTCTGCCAGCATCCCAATTTTCATGCAGCCCTCGGCAATTGCGATGAATGGGCACTTTCCGACTACCTGCAACCGTTGGAATCCGTAAATTTCCACGGATTACGCATCGGCATAGCCCACGGCTGGGGATCACGTTCACAAGTGTCCAGAAACGTAGCAGACTCCTTTGGGCCGAATTTTGATCTGGTCTGTTACGGGCACACCCATATTCAGGACTGGTCCATTGTGAGCGGCGTGCAGATGCTCAATCCCGGAAGCCTCACTTCGCCCCGCGATGAACGGCCTCCCTGCGTAGCGATCGTGGAAGTCGATGAGGAACAGAACATGGAATGCTCTTTCGTACCTGTAGATTAA
- a CDS encoding HD family hydrolase produces the protein MMKNLKNRDKMTRLADFLFEVGMLRKTPRTGYQFLGTGSESVADHSYRVAVLGYVLADMAGADMARTVFMCLFHDLHEARTGDFNYVNRIYNRSYRDKALRHTLAGTGLEDKVFPHWEELEECETIESKLAQDADQLDFILNLKEELDMGNPYAGKWLESALKRLRTEEGQKLADKIAETDHKDWWYLGPPPSWWENKNGLDDED, from the coding sequence ATGATGAAAAACCTTAAAAACCGCGACAAGATGACCAGACTTGCCGACTTCCTCTTTGAGGTCGGCATGCTGCGCAAAACACCGCGTACCGGATATCAGTTTCTGGGCACAGGCTCTGAATCTGTTGCCGACCATTCTTACCGGGTGGCGGTACTGGGGTATGTGCTGGCCGACATGGCCGGGGCTGATATGGCCCGCACTGTTTTCATGTGCCTTTTCCATGACCTGCACGAAGCCCGTACCGGAGACTTCAACTACGTAAACCGGATATACAACCGCAGCTACCGTGATAAAGCCCTGCGTCACACACTGGCCGGGACGGGGCTGGAAGACAAAGTCTTTCCCCATTGGGAAGAGCTTGAAGAATGCGAAACAATTGAATCCAAACTGGCTCAGGACGCTGACCAGCTGGACTTCATCCTCAACCTCAAAGAAGAACTTGATATGGGCAATCCTTATGCCGGGAAATGGCTGGAATCGGCATTAAAGAGATTGCGCACTGAAGAAGGCCAGAAACTGGCCGATAAAATAGCTGAGACCGATCACAAGGACTGGTGGTATCTCGGACCGCCGCCCAGCTGGTGGGAAAACAAAAACGGCCTTGATGACGAAGATTGA
- a CDS encoding ABC transporter permease yields the protein MSQAETENKLLLPFNMIGKCCMNILAEAGAMFIFLMDGLLHIFSSLGIFNKTIKELYFIGVKSITVISLIGLFTGMVVGLQTQYALSKFGSDGFLGAAVALSLVRELGPVLTAIMLTGRAGSSMTAEIGVMRISEQIDALELMDINPMNYLVSPKLLASIISFPILTALFDLIGIAGGYMTGVSLMGGNAGVYWHRVHTALGWDDISAGFNKSLVFAVLVCTVCCFQGYFTHHRKDGKGPEGVSQATTTAVVMSCVLVLVADYIITSLLL from the coding sequence ATGTCCCAAGCTGAAACTGAAAATAAATTACTTCTCCCGTTCAATATGATCGGTAAGTGCTGCATGAATATCCTTGCTGAAGCAGGAGCCATGTTCATTTTCCTCATGGACGGGTTGCTTCATATTTTCAGCTCTCTGGGCATCTTCAACAAAACCATCAAGGAACTTTACTTCATCGGAGTGAAGTCCATTACCGTAATATCCCTGATCGGCCTTTTCACAGGCATGGTTGTCGGCCTTCAAACCCAGTATGCCCTATCCAAATTCGGCTCCGACGGTTTTTTAGGGGCTGCTGTTGCTCTTTCACTTGTGCGCGAACTCGGGCCTGTCCTTACCGCCATAATGCTCACCGGACGAGCTGGATCATCCATGACTGCAGAAATCGGGGTTATGCGTATTTCTGAACAAATCGACGCTCTTGAGCTCATGGATATAAACCCCATGAACTATCTGGTCAGCCCCAAGTTGCTGGCCTCAATCATTTCCTTCCCCATCCTGACCGCACTTTTTGACCTGATCGGCATAGCTGGCGGCTACATGACCGGAGTAAGCCTGATGGGCGGCAATGCAGGAGTGTATTGGCACCGGGTGCACACCGCCCTCGGCTGGGATGATATTTCCGCAGGGTTCAACAAATCCCTTGTTTTTGCAGTGCTGGTCTGTACCGTATGCTGCTTTCAGGGTTATTTCACCCACCACCGTAAAGACGGTAAAGGCCCCGAAGGCGTAAGTCAGGCAACTACTACCGCAGTAGTTATGTCCTGTGTGCTGGTTCTCGTAGCAGACTACATCATAACCTCCTTACTTCTCTAG
- a CDS encoding MarC family protein, with protein MLATFFQTYLKLFFVLTPFFAISAFISLTQEMSPAERKKTAVKVTVAVIVSSVILYLYGRYIFDLFGITLDAFRIGAGAVLFLSALNMVNGGGKKFDPGNEDDDIAVVPLAIPIVVGPGTIGALLVMGSSVQGYQDMLLACGSLVAAVLTVGILLFISSSLKRLLGRRGLNIMSRLTGLFVASIAAQIFFTGVRNFMLN; from the coding sequence ATGCTCGCAACATTCTTTCAAACTTATTTAAAGCTGTTCTTTGTTTTGACCCCGTTTTTTGCTATCTCAGCGTTCATATCCCTGACTCAGGAGATGAGTCCTGCTGAGCGTAAAAAAACGGCAGTGAAGGTCACTGTGGCGGTTATTGTCAGCTCTGTGATACTTTACCTTTATGGTAGGTACATTTTCGATCTGTTCGGTATAACTCTTGATGCGTTCAGGATCGGTGCCGGTGCGGTTCTATTTCTTTCCGCCCTGAACATGGTCAACGGGGGCGGTAAGAAATTCGATCCGGGCAATGAGGATGACGATATTGCCGTTGTCCCGCTGGCTATCCCCATTGTGGTCGGTCCGGGGACCATCGGCGCGTTGCTGGTTATGGGCTCTTCCGTGCAGGGTTATCAGGATATGCTTCTGGCCTGCGGTTCTCTTGTTGCCGCTGTATTAACTGTAGGAATTCTGTTATTCATATCCTCAAGCCTAAAACGTCTTTTGGGAAGAAGGGGGCTTAACATAATGAGTCGTTTGACGGGACTTTTTGTCGCGTCCATCGCTGCCCAGATATTCTTTACCGGGGTGCGGAATTTCATGCTCAATTAG